A single Leptospira kirschneri serovar Cynopteri str. 3522 CT DNA region contains:
- a CDS encoding LIC11625 family surface-exposed protein, translating to MKKILAICLLFFFALFSLQAGKSQGVVEEFNKVEEYNKNVKLSDATKKATLEKNLLSAVKYTLHHRYLEYKEITKDLNTDTMLYEPQKGTYTVYVKFKKYLFFYSFKMDPEIYLQTPENEVFYLRPENLDDPHKESTSAPDGKSGK from the coding sequence ATGAAGAAAATACTCGCAATTTGTCTTTTATTTTTCTTTGCACTTTTTAGCCTTCAGGCCGGAAAATCGCAAGGTGTTGTGGAAGAATTCAATAAAGTAGAAGAGTACAATAAGAACGTAAAACTTTCGGATGCGACTAAAAAAGCGACTCTCGAAAAGAATCTTCTTTCCGCGGTAAAATATACTCTTCACCACAGGTATCTAGAATACAAAGAAATTACCAAAGATTTAAATACAGATACCATGCTTTACGAACCGCAAAAGGGAACTTACACGGTTTACGTAAAATTTAAAAAGTATCTGTTTTTCTATAGTTTTAAAATGGACCCGGAAATTTATCTCCAAACTCCAGAAAACGAAGTGTTTTATCTTCGTCCCGAGAATTTAGATGATCCTCATAAAGAAAGTACTTCGGCACCGGATGGTAAGAGCGGAAAGTAA